Within the Melopsittacus undulatus isolate bMelUnd1 chromosome 5, bMelUnd1.mat.Z, whole genome shotgun sequence genome, the region ATCAAAAAACAGAAGGCAAATACACAACACATCTTCATTGAGGAAAGTCAGCAATTTTTGATGCCCAGGAGTGCCAGTCCAACTACTACGGTATTGTTGCAGCTGAATTCCTCTAAGACATCTGCCTTGAAAATAATCCATGTCACACATGATGCAGTTCTTTGATTTCTCAAATccgttttccattctgctgcAGAATTTCACTACTGGAATAAATATTGCTGCTATTGACCTTATCTGTAGTGTATCTTTTTAGTACATCACTCCACAAAGTGACTCAACAACTGTCAAATAAAGGGCCTTTAATGATGCAAAGCCTCCTGCCACTTCGCTGCTGTTTAAGAAGACTACTTCAGAGAGAGCATTTCTCTTCCATGTCACTAGTGAACAAGAGAGGTCTTTGAAATCTCTCAGGAGCAGTCAGGTTTATGGTTAGAACTTCTGTTCCTGTGTGTATTTTGTACTAATTTGAGACATTCAATGAAAATTGAACTATTGGAAAGTGAAGATATTTAGGCAAGTCTATAATTATGTTTATTTCAGACATAAAGCCATGCATTGGAAGTGTGCAGTAGTAACAGCCAATAAGTGTGCTGCCTCTCTTACTACTTTTGTGCTTagcaatcacagaatcctagaatggtttgggttggaaaggaccttaatgtcgtctagttccaacccccctgccatgggcagggacatctcacactagaccaaggctctgtccagcctggccttgaacactgcaaaagATGGGGCATTTACCTCTTCTTTGGGCATTATCTTAATTATGTATATGACAAAGTAACTTTGAGAAATAGGGACAGCAGAGTGTCCTGCCACACAGCTATCTCTTAGTctggaaatgctgcattttctaAGTCTAAGCACAGGACCTAAGAGCCATGGAAATACTACCTGGGATCCCAGCACTGACTGGTCTACAGGGGATGCAGGTAAAACATGAATGGGGGGAGGGGTAACACATACATTCTGCACAGCTACCTATGAAGGTCCTTCGAAATTACCACAACTTCAATGTCAATTTGTCTTGAAAGCAAAGTCATCTCTGCTGTCATTTGgctgcagaaggcatttaaaactGACAAAGTTCCAAAGGCAGCGTACAATCATTTAATTTAACGAACTGACTCATTTAGAGTTATACAATGCTCATAGGCaaatctttgggttttgttgcaCACTGAAAAAGAGTAAAAGGGTTTTCTTGATAGCTACTGCTAGATTAGTAATtagttttctgttgttgctgtAAGGTCTTATTAGCACAGCCAGTTCTGTATCCTTGAGGTTATGTTtttcactgtggaaaaaaaagagtatatAATCAGCCTTTTCAATTCAATGCAAAGTCCGTTAAAATCAGAATATAAGCCTTGTACCTATGGCATGTTTTTACAAAACAAGTGATCATCTCACAACCCCTCTCAGTGCTTCTtggcaaataatttctttactgttccCAACATGATTATTTGTCTCAGTAGATCTACCAAACCCATAAAAGTTTTTCTTCATAGTGCCTATgtgttttaaagacaaatagTTCTGCTCACTTAGTTTTCTTCtattgctttcatttgcttcaTGTTGATGTATAGCTGCAGAAGTAGCTCATTTCTTGACAAAGCTCAGAGATGGAACCTTGACTGGGGTgtcacagctttgctttttaatgagttttcttctctgcattgtCATGCTCTTTACTCTGGTGGCAGACAGTCAATAAATCATCTGCATCATAAAACCTTAACTCCAAGTGGGGAAAAATATTCTTGCAGCAGGATCCAGATACTCATAGGtagcaaagaaaatacatgcatcttttatttcatgtggaaaaagaaggTGCTGTCTTTAACAACAGGCCTTGCAAAATATACTGTCATTTTCAAGTTGCACACCTACATTATAGATagataaaaaaatactgctaaatCACCTCTGCTAAAGACTGCTGAGAGAACCAGGAAGAGAAGAAGCACAACGATTTATTGAATATACAACAGTAAATAGAGCTGCATATTTGGTGCTTTgaggttttcagttttgtttaaagTATGTGTTCATGTCCTGGACCTAAAATCAAAGGCATGGAATATGGTCTAAagagtttttttctgtgcactTGGAATGCTTCAGTCAGGGTTTTGGGAACCTCTGTTTAAACCTATGCATTCAAACTTGTTTAGCCTAATCTTTTGCCCTGTCTCTGATCTTTGATTCTCTTTTCACCACCATCTCATCTCAGACCCTCCTGGTTAAAAGAACTAGTTTTCATGCTAAAAGAAGAAGTAAAAAGGGAAACATTACTAATCTTCCAGTTCTCTGGTTAGAATCATgtggggatttctttttttaattttgcttaattttctcGTCCTGTAAATTCAGCATAAAGAACTTTGTAGCTTTACACTAGAAGGATAAAAGGCAGAGCTTGTCTCAATGCTTCCAGAGAAGcctatttctgtttcagaaatgtgGAGTCAGTGATTTGCACACATATGATTTCTATCCTGAAAGCTTacctccctccctgctcatCACCGCTCTGGAGGCCCATCAGGAAACTGAACAGGAGGAAGTGCTCACTTCTGTAGAAGGGTTGACCTTTTGTTctgacttgaaagaaaaacattgatttgtaaaatatttttttttggcagagaaAGACCTCATAAGTCTGATTAAGCCATCAACAGGAAACACAGTATTTCCTCACTACTCAGTGCttcctgtattttattctttctcaatCTTTAGATTTATTGTACTCCTTTCAGAAGAACACAGCTAGTAACAGCGGCACCTGAAACAAACAGATTCAAGTGACATATAGAATTGGAGCACTCAGTTGGAACACAAATGCGCAAGATGCCTTTGTGGGTAAAGCATTTCTTGGAGACGGACAGTCAAATGACCATGATGAAGTCAtatttgcttctatttttagTGTTAGATTAAGTTGAAGGCTTGTCATAGCACAAATTGTGGTGCATATATTTGATAAGAATTGTGTAGCTGGAAAGCAGTATTTTGTAGgggaaagcaaataaatgattaATATCAACTTGACCATGTTATGACTGCAAAAATCTTATGCACTCAAAAAACTTGCATCTCCAAGCATAAGGTTACAACCTAAAGGAAGAGAGGAGTTTATTCTGCTGTATAAGTAAGACTGTGCCACAAATATTACATATTCATAGACCAAGAAGTGTCATTGCTGAATGTGGTAGTTCCAGTGTGTCACTATGCCAAATGCATATAGAAATATGCATCAGATTTCTAGTGGATGTAATGTATTAAGTATGACAAAGTATGCCAAAAAACCTTTTCTAATTTGTCCACCTAATTCAGTTTTCCACCATGAAGTAAAGATATAAAAGTCACTTTCAAACTTGGAACAATAACAAGGAGATTTTTGTAATTAATGTTCCTCCTAAAAAATAGCAAGCACTATAAATTAAATTGAGCACCTTATTTCAACATAGCCACATCAGTATCATATAGAGATTTTATTCACTAGGATCTAAAATTTGAGCTCCTAGAAAAAACATAGACTCACCGGATGattgaggttggaaggaacctcagatcagagggctggagcacctctcctatgtggaaatgctgagagagctgggcttgttcaacctggagaacagaaggctctgaggagaccttATTGTGCCCTTTCAACATATAAAGGGAACGTAAAcaaaagacagagagagactttttacctGTAGTGACAGGCCATGAGGCAACTATTTTAAAGAGGGTACATTTGCAttgatataaggaataaatactttacaatgagggtggtgagacactggcacaagttgcccagagaagctgttgatGCCCCATCCTTgacagtattcaaggccaggttggatggagctttgagcaacctaagctagtggaaggtgtccctgcacatggcaggggggataggactagatggtctttaaggtgtcttccaacccaaatattctgtgatcctatcacctctggaggtcatctgctCCAACCCTCCTGCTCAAGCTGGGCTACCTAGAACTAGCTGTCCAGGACTATGCCCAGAcagcttttgagtatctccatGGACGAGGACTACACAACCTCTTTGGGCAACTAGTGCCAGTGTTTGGTGCCACTCACaataaaaaagtgtttcctgatgttcagagggaatcTCCTGTGTTACAGTTTGTGCCCATTACCTCTGGTCCTGTCATtgggcaccactggaaagagCCTCATTCTACTTTGTACCCTCCCTTCAGGTGTTTATATGCGTTAATAAATTTACTTCCAAACCTTTTATTCTCCACTCTAAACCATCACAGATCTCTCAGCCTTCCCTCATAGGGGGCTGCTTCAGTCCGTTtgtcatcttcatggcccttcaCTGAACTCTGTCCAGtaggtccatgtctttcttgtactggtGAGCCCAGGACTGGACCCAGGTATGATCTCACCAGTGCTAAGTAGAGAGGAAGGATTATCTCTCTAACCCTGCTGGCAGCACTCtgaatgcagcccaggatgccaTAAACCTTCTTTTCCACAAGGGCGTACTGTTGGCTCATGGTAAATTTGGTGTCCAGCAGATccacatttcttttctgcaaggctgctttccagctggtcAGTCCCCACCACATACTGGTGCATGAGGTTGTTCCTTTCTGgttgcaggactttgcacttctCCTTACTGAACTTAATGATGGTCTCATTCAGCAGAGGGCCTACATTTTCCCTAATCTTTCTTTGCCACCTATGTGCTTGTAGAAGCTATCCTTTTTGCCTTTGATGCCCCCTCACCAGATTAAATTCCTTTTGGGCTTTGGCTTTCCTAACCTTATCCCTGCATGCTCAGACATTGTTTCTGTGTTCCTTCCAGGTTACCTGCCCCTGCTTTCACCCTCTGTATGcttcctatttgttttttagttttgcCAGGATAATCTTGTCCGTCCATGTACGTCTCCTTGTATTCCTGCCTGACTTCCTACTCTTGGGATTGGCTCCTGAGTTTGGAGGAGGtaatccttgaatattaactaACTTTCTTGGGGTTCTGTTCTCTCCGGAACCTTATCCCATGGGACTCTTTTGAGTCAGAAAACTCAGATCTCTGAAGAGGCCAaactctgctttcctgaagtcCAGGATTGTGAGCTTGTTTTTTACCCGCCTCCCTCTCCTCAGCATCCTGAAGAAGATACACCAGACACAGTTACTTATATTTAGAAAATCATCCATTCCGAAAGACAATTAATATACAACACCAAAAATATGTGGTTGCCATTACAATcgtgtcctgggttcaggatacctgataacacaccagtggtTTAAGTTGTAggcattacttagcaacaactaaaaacattggtgtgttatcaacattattctcaggCTAAAGGCGAAAACACaacactgtaccagctactaagaaggagaaatatgactgctacagctgagcccaggacaaTTGGAAAATTCCATTCCAAATTcagcaattaatatttttctgaatacCATCACAACATTCCAGTTATCAATGCCACTATTCATGTCACATGCATTGAGTGTGTAGCCATGATGGCACATATCCATCCTTTCATACAATTAGATACATTAGGTAGGGTTAACATATTCTATGTTAGCTAAAGGCTAATAGCCATCAGATGCCATTCTTTCAAGAATCCTTCTCCCTGCATGAGTGCAATGGGGATTATGATAATAACATAATGTTTATAAAACTCATGTAACACTGACTTACAGGCATTCTTAGAAGATCATAGTATCACATGTAAAGCAAACCCAACATTGTCTGGAAGTAAAATTTGAGCATACCTAAAATTCAGATATTATACCCAGTCAAGAAGAGGACAAGGGTGCCAAGTAATGTTTCACTGCCAAATAATGAACAAGGGAGACATATATTTTTGAGTAGTAAAAGAGAGGAGACTGCCTTggagttttaaaataatacagaataGCTGAAAGTGAGTGTGCTGAAGAGAGGGCTGAAATAGTTAAGAATTATAAGAGGTCAGCGTAGATTGATACACATGAAATTCCATCAGAGTGAGAAGAAGTGGTCACAAAGGCCTTTACACTTCTGATTTCTTTGGCTGTAATTAATGCTCAAGATTGTCAGCATTGCTTAAGTAGAGGTTTCTGAACTAGAACACTAAGACTAATATATTGTCTCTGATTCATAGATATTTGTTAATACTGGTTCCTTTTATCTTCAAAGGCTTTCTGTatcatttccattttttgtGTGAATACACTAGGAAGAAAGGATGGACTCTGCTCTGAATTTGCAGGAAACGTTATTTTATACCCCTTCTTTGAAAATCTGAACATCAAAGTCTTCATCCTCTTCCAattctttttctgctgataATCCTTTTAGatcagctgaactgctgctttCTCACAAATCCAGGGATGTTTCTCATAACAATTCTCACTATAAACTGTTGACCTATGATAAAATAGGTATGCACAGTTTTGCTTAAAGGACAAGTCAAtcctagaaaacaaacaaacaaacaaacaaaacaacagaccATCTTGTTAAAAATTCCCATGTACACATGCTTAAAAAACCTATAAAGCCATTTTGGACAATTGTATGCTATTGCAAAAGTTACTTAGTCATTTTAAGATTTATAAAAGTTTATATACAATATTGAAGATCATAACAGCTCATAAAATTCAAGTCTGAAggatctgtggcagtgttcaaggccaggttggacagagctttgggtgacatggtctagtgtgaggcattcctgcccatggcagagggttggagctagatgatcttaatgtcctaacaatactatgattctattctcGTTCTCTCACCTGCCTTCAGCTATAAGatgtaaaaaagaaagcctATGTATATATCATCATATCATCAAACCAGAAAATAGTACTAGTTCCTCATAATAGCTGCCTGTCCAGCTATTGCTTCGTGTAGTGATAATTTGGGTCTGGAGACTGAAAGGCAGTGGTCTGCCCAAATATAAGTCAGATCTTTCTGCCTGATGTTTACTAGCTTTGGGAAATGTAAGagtttgcaaaaaaaatgagcatgtattttcaaagaaacactGGAGAATCTTCACTTGAAAAAGGTTCTCCAGATCTTGAAGAGGACTCTTGCATTACTGTTTACAGTGATCATTTCACACAGAGCATAAtgggaattaatttttttcccccatggtTATTAAAGGTGAAATGCACTGAGATTttataaaacaaagtaaaaccagGTTTGCTCCACTTAATGTTGACTTCTTTTGTGTGTAATAAAGGTTTCAAAATGTTGGTGGCTGAGCAGAAGAGGAAGGTGTAGGCAGGCTTTGCAGGAGGTAGGCTGTCTTGAAGGAAGTGTGGGTTGCCTCCTATAGAGTTGTGAGATATTTCATAAAATGAGTGGGTTTAAGCAGTGAGAGCAGCCAGTGACTGCAGTGGTTTTGACTCCTTGCTCTGTTCACAGTTCTAGATTTTTGAGTCTCATTGTTTCAGGGGGTATCAtgatttaaccccagccagcaaccaaGTACTACAGAGTAGCTTgctctctcccccatcccacagtgggatgggggagactATCTGAAAAGTAAAACTGAGGAAACTTAGGGGTTGAGATGAAGGCTGTTAAATAAGTAAAGAAAAAGCCATACacataagaaagcaaaacaaatgccataactccttcttcttcccccagctttatatgctgagcatgacatcaaCTGGGGTTAActgtccctgctgtgtcccctcccagcttcttgggCACCCCCAGCCCATTCACTGGTAGGTtagctgagaagcagaaaaggccttgactctgtgcaagcactgctcagcaataactaaatATCCCTGTactatcaacactgtttccagcacaaatcaaaaccacagcttcCTAttagctactatgaagaaaattgaCTCTATTCCAGCCAAAATCAGCACAGGGACTCCACACCAGAATGAGTATTTTAACTCCAAATACATCTGCATCTGTTCTCTGCCTTGAAGCTTTGCCATTAGTGGGATTTTGGTTTCTTCCCCCTTCAGTGCACAGGGAGGATATTGTtcaagaaaagatgaaaaaccaCCAGCTGTTTAAGTTCAGAAAACTTACCAGTCCATTCTCTTTGTAGGAAGTTTCGTACCATCTTCCCAAGACCAGCCATCAACTCCATATGATAATCCAATCCAGTAAGACTGTTTCAGTAATATTTGAGATATGTTAATctataaaaaatgcaaaaccttTATCACCAAGAAGCATGTAGGTAGTTTTCTTTGTTGTACCTAAACAACTACTGTTAAGAGAGGAAGTGATCAAGAAAGAATCAAAGAAGGTAATTTGACAATGACTTTCTGAACAACTCATCAGGCCCTCATAATTCTTTCCAGGAGAAAATATCTCTATTTGTCATGCAAACAGGAATATTTTGTGTCTGACATCTCTACTAAATGTAAGATCAGGGCAGAAATTCTTTTTAGGGCCCTATCTCTCAGAGTATTCAAAGAGATTTCCTGAATGAAAAACATACTCCTTATAACTGTCACAGGATCCACGATGCTCATGTTCACTGTTTGGCTGACTAATATCCTGTGTTGCTAGCTACCTCATCATTACACATTTGTGGTTAAACATTCTTCAGTCTGCATTGCCTCAGACCTTGCTAACAGTATCTCTATTACTATGCAACATCAAGAGATACTTGCTGACTGGCAAGGAGTTTGGAGTAGTTGATATCAATGCAAAGAAATGCCAGTGTGATTGGAACCATACCAACTTGCTTTTCGTTTTCAGCATAAGAAGGGTGGCATTCCAGGAGAAGCAAAAGTCTTCACTTTCCTGCCATGTGgccttcttttctgaaaagtagAAGCAGGTGTCACCTCCAACCCATTTCCAGTTTGCAGGGCAGAGAGTACATGCAGGTCctagaacagaaagaaaccatTTCTTACTTATAAATAGTCAAAAGCAGAGTGGAGAAGTCTACACCCATAGGCCTGAAAAATTAAAGGTATGCAGAACTGAAATGTATATGGCACTTTAGGGgtcacattctttttttaaactcattAGATAATCTGATACAGCATATAACATCCTTGTTTAATCTGATATAAGGCCTAATGCCTAGATGTCAGGCTGTGTGAGCAGTAGTTCTACTTACTGTTGTTCTTACTGTTGGCATCACTCATCAAGCACAATTTCTCTTTTAGTCCTTGCAAGTTTTCATTATGTCCCTCAGGTGCCTTAGAACCTCTGAGACCTGGAGTTCATAAAGATATTCTTCATGAGACGAAAAAGGTGTGACATTGCTACTGCATGATACATGCTTCATCATATATTACAAATTCACTTTCTGCAACAGCTCACATGCAAGTCTGATGCTACAGCGTCACATACTGTGAGATTAGCAGATGCGAAAATGATGGATACAGACATTTCCAAATTTTAACTGCAGTTTAATCACAGTGCCATTGCAGATCACTTGGTCATCTAATAAAGGactaaaataatgcaaaaaatacATTAGGAAGAACCATCTTGAACTGATGATGTGATCTGAAAGGAAGTTTTATAAGACTTTGAAGAAACTAGAATTCTAAACATTCTTCAGGTTGAAAAAGCTCTTACTATTAAAGGCTTGTAAAACTTCTGAAGAAAGTGGGGACAATTTTTTCATATAACTTCTTCAACAGTATTTGACACTGGCTTCCAGTAGCAATGCCTCAGAAGTACTGTCTCCAGGCTCCATGGTAGAAAGCATAGGTACAGTCATGTCACATgttataaaagcaaatataaatatGAGTGTCTTTCTGTGATGACTTAgtgaaacagacagaaaaactgAGATTTCCTCATGAATTTGAA harbors:
- the LOC101869710 gene encoding C-type lectin domain family 1 member B-like, producing MNFQTMPMNTEEEGGYSNLYHLPQHPARHYMSLNINKGHSLPFAVWWPAIFTLFVLCLALTTGMLILGLRGSKAPEGHNENLQGLKEKLCLMSDANSKNNRPACTLCPANWKWVGGDTCFYFSEKKATWQESEDFCFSWNATLLMLKTKSKLINISQILLKQSYWIGLSYGVDGWSWEDGTKLPTKRMDWIDLSFKQNCAYLFYHRSTVYSENCYEKHPWICEKAAVQLI